From a single Bryobacter aggregatus MPL3 genomic region:
- a CDS encoding heat shock protein transcriptional repressor HspR, with the protein MARPKGKGAYMISAIAEMYEIHPQTLRLYEREGLLLPSRSDGNTRLYTDEDIERLEVILQLTRELGVNLAGVEIILNMREKMAAMQRQMEQFISAMNQELTQHPRQGQPEEAAQMLMRVAIVDEFMPSKRSAAKKD; encoded by the coding sequence ATGGCAAGACCCAAAGGCAAAGGCGCTTACATGATCTCGGCAATTGCCGAGATGTATGAAATCCATCCCCAAACGCTCCGGCTCTACGAGCGGGAAGGCCTTCTTTTGCCCAGTCGCAGCGACGGCAACACACGCCTCTATACGGATGAGGACATTGAGCGGCTGGAAGTGATTTTGCAACTGACTCGTGAATTGGGCGTCAATCTGGCGGGGGTTGAAATCATTCTAAACATGCGGGAAAAGATGGCCGCCATGCAACGCCAGATGGAGCAGTTCATCAGCGCGATGAACCAGGAACTCACGCAGCACCCACGGCAGGGGCAGCCTGAGGAAGCAGCGCAGATGCTGATGCGCGTGGCGATTGTCGACGAGTTCATGCCATCCAAGCGCAGCGCGGCGAAGAAGGACTAG
- a CDS encoding DnaJ C-terminal domain-containing protein, whose product MAGKTDYYETLGIKRGASDDEVRKSYRRLARKYHPDLNPGDKAAEERFRQLQEAYEVLNDPKKKQMYDQYGFYSDQPGAAEGMNNPNGGQGFDFGGFDFSDYFQNASAGSRGGGSRPGGGSASSGPGGSSFKDLFSQVFGGAGKQSAAGPEDGSDLEYALNVGFWQSIKGTQVRLTIQRNESCDECHGTGAAGGGSTCFECNGSGTVTQMAGAMKFNLTCPRCNGTGKLSNTCPKCRGAGVVARPDQVEVRIPAGTQTGSRLRVAGKGNSGTRGGKAGDLYITIRVEAHPFFKRDGDNIEIRLPITVSEAGLGAKIEVPTIDGRAILKVPQGTQNGQRFRMAEKGVENARKNSRGDQIVEVYIQAPSVNNERTRELLRELAQVEAEDPRAEIWRETSAK is encoded by the coding sequence ATGGCGGGCAAGACCGACTATTACGAGACATTGGGCATCAAGCGTGGCGCAAGCGACGATGAAGTCCGCAAATCGTATCGTCGTCTGGCCCGCAAATATCATCCGGATCTCAATCCCGGTGACAAGGCGGCTGAGGAGCGCTTCCGGCAGTTGCAGGAAGCCTACGAAGTGCTGAACGATCCGAAGAAGAAGCAGATGTACGACCAGTACGGCTTTTATTCCGATCAGCCCGGCGCGGCTGAGGGGATGAACAATCCCAACGGCGGGCAGGGCTTCGACTTTGGTGGCTTCGATTTTTCCGATTATTTCCAAAATGCGAGTGCGGGGAGTCGCGGTGGCGGCTCCCGTCCTGGCGGTGGCTCTGCCTCGAGCGGACCGGGTGGCTCGAGCTTCAAGGATCTCTTTAGCCAGGTCTTTGGCGGTGCCGGTAAGCAGAGCGCTGCGGGGCCGGAAGACGGCAGTGATCTGGAATATGCGTTGAATGTTGGCTTCTGGCAATCGATCAAGGGAACGCAAGTGCGGTTGACGATCCAGCGCAATGAATCCTGCGATGAGTGCCATGGCACGGGGGCTGCCGGTGGCGGGAGCACTTGTTTTGAGTGCAATGGCTCGGGTACGGTAACCCAGATGGCTGGGGCAATGAAATTCAATCTCACTTGTCCTCGTTGTAACGGAACAGGCAAGTTGTCTAATACCTGTCCGAAATGCCGTGGCGCCGGAGTAGTCGCGCGTCCGGATCAGGTGGAGGTTCGCATTCCTGCGGGCACCCAAACCGGAAGCCGGCTCCGCGTCGCGGGCAAGGGAAATTCCGGCACCCGGGGAGGCAAGGCCGGTGATCTCTACATCACCATCCGTGTCGAGGCTCATCCTTTCTTCAAACGGGATGGCGATAACATCGAAATCCGCTTGCCGATCACGGTGAGCGAGGCCGGCTTGGGCGCAAAGATCGAAGTTCCCACGATCGATGGACGCGCGATTCTGAAGGTGCCGCAAGGGACCCAGAATGGGCAGCGTTTCCGGATGGCCGAGAAAGGCGTCGAAAACGCGCGGAAGAACAGCCGTGGCGACCAGATTGTCGAAGTCTATATTCAGGCCCCGAGTGTGAATAATGAGCGCACGCGCGAATTGCTTCGCGAACTGGCGCAGGTAGAAGCAGAAGACCCACGCGCCGAAATTTGGCGCGAGACTTCGGCGAAGTAA
- the dnaK gene encoding molecular chaperone DnaK, with amino-acid sequence MGKIIGIDLGTTNSVVSVMEGGSPVVIPNQEGARTTPSVIGFTKGGERLVGQVAKRQAVTNPENTIYSVKRFMGRKLNEVSEESKLVPYHVVAGDNGDVRIDVQGKPYSPPEISSMVLKKLKEAAESYLGEKVTEAVITVPAYFNDAQRQATKDAGQIAGLDVKRIINEPTAAALAYGLDKKKDETIAVYDFGGGTFDISILEVGDGVVEVKSTNGDTHLGGDNIDDRIVQFLITEFKNETGIDLGKDKMALQRLRDASETAKIELSSKLEADINLPFITADATGPKHLEKKLTRGRFEQMIDDILQRTIDPCKQAIADAGISPQKIDEVVLVGGSTRIPKVREMVRNFFGKEPNMTVNPDEVVAVGAAVQGGVLGGEVKDVLLLDVTPLSLGIETMGGVFTKLIERNTTIPTKKSETFSTAADSQTSVDIKIFQGERPMAKDNRLLGVFQLVGIPPAPRGVPQIEVAFDIDANGILNVYAKDKGTGNEQKITITSSSGLSKEEVEKMAKDAELNASDDRKRKEAIEARNQGDSMSYNVEKMLKDHGDKIAESDRKAVESELEEVKRLLKEENATAEQIRGATDKLTQASHKLAEAMYKTESAGAQQGSPNPADEPAAEKPKDNVVDAEFVDVDDKK; translated from the coding sequence ATGGGAAAAATCATTGGGATTGACCTTGGAACAACCAATTCTGTTGTTTCAGTGATGGAAGGCGGGTCGCCGGTAGTGATCCCCAACCAGGAAGGCGCCAGAACGACGCCTTCGGTAATTGGTTTTACAAAAGGCGGAGAGCGGTTGGTGGGTCAGGTGGCGAAGCGTCAAGCCGTCACCAACCCAGAGAATACCATCTACTCTGTCAAGCGCTTTATGGGCCGCAAGCTCAATGAAGTGAGCGAGGAAAGCAAGCTGGTTCCCTATCACGTTGTCGCTGGCGACAACGGAGATGTGCGCATCGATGTGCAGGGGAAGCCATATTCGCCTCCTGAAATTTCCTCGATGGTGCTGAAGAAGTTGAAGGAAGCAGCCGAGTCGTACCTGGGCGAGAAGGTCACCGAGGCGGTGATCACCGTTCCTGCCTACTTTAATGACGCCCAGCGCCAGGCGACGAAGGATGCCGGCCAGATTGCCGGTTTGGATGTCAAGCGCATCATCAACGAGCCGACCGCGGCAGCGCTCGCCTATGGCTTGGACAAGAAGAAGGACGAGACGATCGCTGTCTATGACTTTGGCGGCGGCACCTTCGACATCTCGATTCTTGAGGTGGGCGACGGCGTTGTGGAAGTGAAGTCGACCAATGGCGATACGCACTTGGGCGGCGACAATATTGACGACCGCATTGTCCAGTTTCTGATCACCGAGTTCAAGAACGAAACGGGCATTGATCTCGGCAAGGATAAGATGGCGCTGCAGCGTCTGCGCGATGCCTCAGAAACCGCAAAGATCGAGCTGTCGAGCAAGCTGGAAGCAGACATCAATCTGCCCTTTATTACTGCCGACGCGACGGGCCCGAAGCATCTTGAAAAGAAGCTGACCCGTGGCCGTTTCGAGCAGATGATCGACGACATTCTGCAACGCACGATCGACCCCTGCAAGCAGGCCATTGCCGATGCTGGCATCAGCCCGCAGAAGATCGACGAAGTGGTTCTCGTTGGTGGTTCCACCCGCATCCCCAAGGTGCGCGAGATGGTACGCAACTTCTTCGGCAAAGAGCCGAACATGACCGTCAACCCGGATGAAGTGGTAGCCGTTGGCGCCGCAGTCCAGGGCGGCGTGCTCGGTGGCGAAGTCAAGGACGTGCTGCTGCTCGACGTAACGCCGCTTTCGCTCGGAATCGAAACGATGGGTGGCGTATTCACGAAGCTCATTGAACGCAATACGACGATCCCGACCAAGAAGAGCGAGACCTTCTCGACGGCTGCCGACAGCCAGACCTCGGTCGATATCAAGATCTTCCAGGGTGAGCGCCCGATGGCGAAAGACAACCGCCTGCTCGGTGTCTTCCAGTTGGTGGGTATTCCTCCGGCGCCGCGCGGGGTTCCGCAGATCGAAGTCGCCTTTGACATTGACGCAAACGGCATTTTGAATGTCTATGCGAAGGACAAGGGAACCGGCAACGAGCAGAAGATCACCATCACCTCCAGCTCTGGCCTGAGCAAGGAAGAAGTGGAGAAGATGGCGAAGGATGCCGAACTGAACGCCTCGGACGACCGCAAGCGCAAGGAAGCCATCGAGGCCCGCAACCAGGGCGACTCCATGTCCTACAACGTCGAAAAGATGCTGAAGGATCATGGGGATAAGATCGCGGAGTCGGATCGCAAGGCTGTCGAGTCGGAACTGGAAGAAGTGAAGCGGCTTCTGAAGGAAGAGAATGCGACTGCCGAGCAGATTCGCGGCGCTACCGACAAGCTGACCCAGGCCAGCCACAAGCTTGCCGAGGCCATGTATAAGACGGAATCGGCGGGAGCGCAGCAGGGTTCCCCGAATCCGGCCGATGAGCCGGCGGCGGAGAAGCCCAAAGACAATGTCGTCGACGCGGAATTTGTCGACGTCGATGACAAGAAGTAA
- the modA gene encoding molybdate ABC transporter substrate-binding protein: protein MSVLLSSLQGQNTLTVAAASDLSPLEGVLREAFPEIGFNFTFASSGVLARQIENGAPFDVYLSASEEFMNQLVKKRKVVKEEVQVYAIGRLGLWSKSGAVRTLNDLTQPGVKLIAVANPQLAPYGAAAVAAIRKAGLYERVQPMLVYGENIRQTQQFVETGNAEVGILAWSMIFDKGGYLIPDDLHPPIRQVVAPIRRKGGNLKLAEQFIQALLSEKGRSIFARHGFNLLPPPPSLRR, encoded by the coding sequence ATGAGTGTCTTACTGTCAAGCCTGCAAGGACAGAATACGCTTACAGTAGCTGCCGCCTCTGACCTCAGTCCCTTAGAAGGGGTCCTTCGGGAGGCGTTTCCGGAGATCGGGTTCAATTTCACATTTGCTTCGTCTGGCGTCCTGGCCCGGCAGATCGAGAACGGCGCGCCGTTCGATGTTTATCTGTCAGCAAGTGAAGAGTTTATGAATCAGTTGGTGAAGAAGCGCAAGGTGGTGAAGGAGGAGGTGCAGGTTTATGCGATCGGGCGGCTGGGCTTGTGGTCAAAATCGGGTGCAGTGCGGACACTCAATGATTTAACGCAGCCGGGAGTGAAGCTGATTGCGGTGGCCAATCCGCAACTGGCGCCTTATGGAGCGGCAGCGGTGGCGGCCATCCGCAAAGCGGGGCTCTATGAACGGGTGCAGCCGATGCTGGTCTATGGAGAGAATATCCGGCAGACGCAGCAGTTTGTCGAAACTGGGAATGCCGAGGTGGGCATTCTCGCCTGGAGCATGATTTTTGACAAGGGCGGCTATCTGATCCCCGATGATCTGCACCCACCAATCCGGCAAGTAGTGGCTCCGATTCGCCGCAAGGGGGGCAACTTGAAACTGGCCGAACAGTTCATTCAGGCCCTGCTCTCCGAAAAAGGACGCTCGATCTTTGCCCGGCACGGCTTCAACCTACTACCCCCCCCGCCAAGCTTACGCCGTTAG
- a CDS encoding efflux RND transporter periplasmic adaptor subunit yields MIPESKPSPEPGNGTPPPPAQAAKAPSRRRWPWVLLALLLLGIGVYFFRSEFEKKNTVKPKTPASVPVVTAAARTGSIGVYDTGLGAVTPLATVTIHTRVDGQLMSVRFREGEMVHKGDLLVELDDGPYRAALTQAEGQLIRDQATLDNARIDLARYQQLFPLKAIPQQQLATQQATVHQNEGIVKLDQGLIDSARVNLDYCRIHSPVTGRVGLRLVDAGNIVHATDTTGLLVITQMDPMSVIFTVAEDQLPAILAKVAAGKKLQVDAYARDAQLKLAQGTLVTIDNQIDPTTGTVKLRALFDNPKGTLFPNQLINARLLVQMKTGVTLVPTAAIQRNVQASYVYVVGANSTVKVHPVKLGTSEGDETEVISGVQPGDVVVMTGVDKLEDGTKVIVQKPTPPTPAPAPAPTKGKGKP; encoded by the coding sequence ATGATTCCTGAGAGCAAGCCTTCGCCAGAACCCGGAAATGGAACTCCTCCGCCCCCGGCCCAGGCAGCGAAGGCTCCCTCTCGCCGCCGCTGGCCTTGGGTCCTGCTGGCCCTGTTACTTCTCGGCATCGGAGTCTATTTCTTTCGTTCCGAATTTGAAAAGAAGAACACGGTAAAACCAAAAACTCCGGCCAGTGTGCCGGTGGTGACTGCGGCCGCGCGCACCGGTTCGATCGGTGTTTACGATACGGGCCTTGGCGCCGTCACGCCGCTCGCCACAGTCACCATTCACACTCGTGTCGATGGTCAGTTGATGAGTGTGCGCTTTCGGGAAGGCGAGATGGTGCACAAGGGCGACCTGCTCGTCGAACTCGACGATGGCCCCTATCGCGCAGCATTGACCCAAGCCGAGGGGCAATTGATTCGCGACCAGGCCACGCTTGATAACGCCCGCATCGATCTGGCGCGTTACCAGCAACTGTTTCCCCTGAAGGCGATTCCCCAACAACAACTCGCGACGCAGCAGGCTACGGTCCATCAGAACGAAGGCATCGTAAAACTCGACCAGGGTCTCATCGACAGTGCCCGGGTGAATCTGGACTACTGTAGAATCCACTCCCCCGTCACCGGACGCGTGGGATTGCGTTTGGTGGATGCCGGCAACATCGTCCATGCCACAGACACCACCGGCTTGCTGGTGATCACCCAGATGGATCCGATGAGCGTCATCTTCACGGTCGCCGAAGATCAACTGCCCGCCATCCTGGCGAAGGTGGCTGCGGGGAAGAAACTGCAGGTGGACGCCTATGCCCGCGATGCCCAGTTGAAGCTTGCTCAAGGAACTCTGGTCACCATCGATAACCAGATTGATCCGACCACCGGCACCGTAAAGCTGCGCGCCTTGTTCGACAATCCAAAGGGCACCCTCTTTCCCAACCAGCTCATCAATGCCCGTCTGCTGGTGCAGATGAAGACGGGAGTGACGCTGGTGCCCACTGCCGCCATCCAGCGCAACGTGCAAGCCAGCTATGTCTATGTGGTGGGAGCAAACTCGACCGTCAAGGTGCATCCGGTCAAGCTGGGCACCTCCGAGGGCGATGAGACAGAAGTCATTTCCGGAGTCCAACCCGGAGACGTCGTGGTGATGACTGGCGTCGACAAGCTGGAAGACGGTACCAAGGTGATCGTTCAAAAGCCAACTCCGCCCACGCCCGCGCCAGCCCCAGCGCCCACGAAGGGAAAGGGCAAGCCGTGA
- a CDS encoding efflux transporter outer membrane subunit, which yields MNQLGMLLLLAALTGCRIGPNYSRPSPPNLPPFKESPPVNFKEAEAAGWKQSQPADDLAKGEWWKVYNDPELNALVEQVNLSNQNILQAEALYRQARAAIGVARAALFPTVSTSPSMTATGISSTLSNTTGVTGSSRTYSLPFNVSWEPDLWGSIRRNVTASSATAQSMAASLANARLLYQTELAQDYFGLQGLDSAAELFHRTETSYKEYLALTRSRFDAGVASDLDVAQAETQLYQVQSQLIDVGVQRSAYEHGIAILKGKAPAELTIAHTPLKLLPPPVPIGVPSELLERRPDIASAERQVAAANEQIGIAMAAFYPTLSLTGSAGLSSSSLAKWFTWPSRVWSVGPQLAETLFDAGRRRGIVNEQRAAYDATVAGYRQTVLTAMQQVEDNLAALRILQDEAAVLNLTIDAAKRTLELSAAQYIAGTASYLTVITAQAALLNAEGTAITLQTRRMTASVLLIQALGGGWNTSQLPR from the coding sequence ATGAACCAGCTCGGAATGCTTCTGCTGCTGGCTGCTCTGACTGGTTGCCGCATTGGACCCAATTACTCCCGTCCCAGTCCTCCCAATCTTCCTCCCTTCAAAGAATCGCCACCGGTGAACTTCAAGGAGGCCGAGGCGGCGGGATGGAAGCAATCCCAGCCGGCCGATGACCTGGCAAAGGGGGAGTGGTGGAAGGTCTATAACGATCCCGAACTGAATGCGCTGGTTGAGCAGGTGAATCTCTCAAACCAGAACATCTTGCAGGCGGAGGCGCTTTACCGGCAGGCCCGCGCGGCCATTGGCGTCGCTCGCGCCGCGCTCTTCCCGACCGTAAGCACCAGCCCATCGATGACCGCTACGGGGATCTCGAGTACACTCTCGAACACGACGGGAGTGACAGGCTCCAGCCGTACCTACAGCTTGCCCTTCAACGTTTCCTGGGAACCCGATCTCTGGGGCAGCATCCGCCGCAATGTGACCGCCTCTTCCGCTACAGCACAGTCGATGGCCGCCAGCCTCGCGAATGCGCGTCTGCTCTATCAAACGGAACTGGCACAAGATTACTTTGGACTCCAGGGACTCGACTCGGCGGCGGAGTTGTTTCACAGAACCGAGACCTCCTACAAGGAGTATCTGGCTCTCACCAGGAGCCGTTTTGACGCCGGAGTAGCATCTGATCTCGATGTGGCCCAAGCCGAGACGCAGCTCTATCAAGTGCAATCCCAACTGATCGACGTTGGCGTCCAGCGCTCCGCCTATGAGCATGGCATCGCCATCCTCAAGGGAAAGGCGCCAGCGGAGCTGACCATCGCTCACACGCCTCTCAAGTTACTGCCGCCGCCGGTTCCGATTGGCGTCCCTTCAGAGTTACTCGAGCGCCGGCCAGATATCGCGAGTGCTGAACGGCAAGTGGCGGCGGCCAATGAACAGATCGGAATCGCGATGGCCGCCTTCTATCCCACCCTCAGCCTCACCGGCAGCGCTGGATTGAGTAGTTCCAGCCTCGCAAAATGGTTCACCTGGCCCAGTCGCGTCTGGTCTGTCGGGCCCCAGCTTGCGGAAACGCTGTTCGATGCCGGACGGCGCCGGGGCATCGTGAACGAGCAGCGAGCTGCCTATGATGCAACCGTTGCGGGCTACCGGCAGACCGTACTCACTGCCATGCAACAGGTGGAGGACAATCTCGCTGCCTTACGCATCTTGCAAGACGAAGCCGCTGTACTCAACCTGACCATCGATGCGGCGAAACGAACCCTCGAACTTTCCGCGGCGCAATACATCGCAGGCACCGCCAGCTACTTAACCGTGATCACCGCCCAGGCGGCGCTGCTCAATGCCGAGGGTACGGCCATCACACTCCAAACCCGGCGCATGACGGCCAGCGTGCTACTGATCCAGGCCTTGGGCGGCGGCTGGAATACTTCGCAACTCCCGAGATAA
- a CDS encoding efflux RND transporter permease subunit, protein MNPSRIFILRPIATTMLMIGILFAGAVGYTQLPVSALPEVDYPIIQVVTFYPGASPDVMASSVTAPLERQFGQVPGLQQMTSTSSAGSSVITLQFNLSLSIDVAEQEVQQSINASGTYLPADLPTPPIYSKTNPADTPILTLALTSKELPLSKVEDLADSRLAPKISQLPGVGLVSISGGQKPAVRIQVNPTALASYRLNMEDLRSVIVAANVNQAKGNFDGKQQAYQIGANDQLLSSSDYAPLIVAFKNGAPVKLTDVANIVDDIENLRQASWMNQTPAVILNIQRQPGANIISVVDRIKTLLPQLTATLPASIKVDILTDRTNTIRASVSDVQFELMLTVALVVMVMFLFLRNFAATIIPGVAVPLSLVATFGIMYLLGYSLNNLTLMALTISTGFVVDDAIVMIENISRYIEEGDGPLEAALKGSEQIGFTIVSLTVSLIAVLVPLLFMGDLVGRLFREFAVTLSVTILASAMVSLTLTPMMCAKLLARKSERSEGRFYQASERAFNASVNFYGRTLKWVLGWQMMTLLVAAATLALTIFLFFLVPKGFFPIQDTGVIQGVSEAGQSISFPEMSRLQQELSAVILKDPDVANLSSFIGIDGTNTTLNSGRILINLKPLENRKTNASDIIRRLQPELAKVAGITLFMQPVQDLSIGDRVSRTQFQYTLEDPNTDELNVYAPQMLAKLQKLPQLRDVASDQQNLGLRANLIFDRSTASRLGITAATIDQTLYDAYGQRQVSIIFTQLNQYRVILEVQPHFAKNPADLGSLFIRPTGALGSTTTTATTAATTTPAATTSTAATTPTTGAIASSSAFPITGQVPLSAFSRVVTTTAPITINHQGQFPVVTLSFNLAPGVSLGDAVTAVNQVYSDMNMPASIKATYQGTAQAFQASLANEPVLILAALITVYLVLGILYESYIHPLTILSALPSAGVGAFLALLLFRQDFSVIALIGIVLLIGIVKKNAIMMIDFALAAERKDQMKPEEAIYQACLLRFRPIMMTTMAALLGAIPLALGSGSGSELRRPLGITIIGGLLISQVLTLYTTPVIYIWFDRLGTRFSRTPKSA, encoded by the coding sequence ATGAACCCTTCCCGCATCTTTATCCTCCGGCCCATTGCCACCACGATGCTGATGATTGGCATCCTGTTTGCCGGCGCCGTGGGATACACGCAGCTTCCGGTTTCGGCGCTACCGGAAGTGGATTACCCGATCATCCAGGTGGTCACCTTCTATCCGGGAGCCAGCCCGGACGTGATGGCATCTTCGGTCACCGCGCCGCTCGAGAGGCAGTTTGGCCAGGTCCCCGGCTTGCAGCAGATGACCTCGACCAGTTCCGCGGGGAGCTCTGTCATCACCCTGCAGTTCAATCTCAGCCTCAGCATCGATGTCGCCGAGCAGGAAGTGCAGCAATCGATCAACGCCTCAGGCACCTACCTTCCGGCCGATCTCCCCACGCCACCGATCTACAGCAAGACCAATCCCGCCGACACACCGATCCTGACCCTCGCGCTGACATCGAAAGAACTGCCGCTGTCGAAGGTGGAAGATCTCGCCGATAGCCGCCTGGCCCCCAAGATCTCGCAGTTGCCCGGGGTGGGACTGGTGAGCATCAGCGGCGGCCAAAAGCCCGCTGTCCGGATTCAGGTGAACCCCACCGCGCTCGCCTCCTACCGTCTCAATATGGAAGACCTGCGGAGTGTGATTGTGGCGGCAAACGTCAATCAGGCCAAGGGAAACTTTGATGGAAAGCAGCAGGCTTATCAGATTGGCGCGAACGATCAGCTGCTGTCGAGCAGCGATTACGCGCCGCTGATTGTGGCCTTCAAGAACGGCGCACCGGTGAAGCTGACCGATGTCGCCAATATCGTCGACGACATCGAGAACCTGCGCCAAGCCTCCTGGATGAACCAGACCCCTGCCGTCATTCTCAACATCCAGCGCCAGCCCGGCGCCAACATCATCTCCGTAGTGGACCGCATCAAGACCTTGCTGCCGCAGTTGACCGCAACACTGCCCGCCTCGATCAAGGTCGACATCCTGACGGACAGAACCAACACCATTCGCGCTTCGGTGAGCGATGTGCAGTTTGAGCTGATGTTAACTGTCGCGCTGGTCGTGATGGTGATGTTTCTGTTCCTGCGCAACTTTGCAGCCACCATCATCCCCGGTGTCGCCGTGCCGCTGTCCCTGGTTGCCACCTTCGGCATCATGTACCTGCTGGGCTATAGCCTGAACAACCTCACTCTGATGGCACTGACTATCTCGACGGGCTTTGTGGTGGACGACGCGATTGTCATGATCGAGAACATCTCGCGCTACATCGAAGAGGGCGACGGTCCACTCGAAGCCGCCTTGAAAGGCTCGGAGCAAATCGGCTTCACCATTGTCTCCTTGACCGTTTCACTAATTGCCGTGCTGGTGCCGCTGCTCTTCATGGGCGATTTGGTGGGCCGCTTGTTCCGTGAGTTCGCCGTCACGCTCAGCGTCACGATTCTCGCCTCGGCCATGGTCTCGCTCACGCTCACACCGATGATGTGCGCGAAGCTGCTCGCGCGCAAGAGCGAACGCAGCGAGGGCCGTTTCTATCAGGCTTCCGAGCGAGCCTTCAACGCCTCCGTGAACTTTTACGGCAGAACCTTGAAGTGGGTGCTCGGCTGGCAGATGATGACCTTGCTGGTGGCGGCAGCCACCTTGGCGCTCACCATCTTTCTATTCTTCCTTGTCCCCAAAGGCTTCTTCCCCATCCAGGATACGGGCGTGATCCAAGGCGTCTCAGAGGCCGGACAATCGATCTCTTTTCCGGAAATGTCCCGCCTGCAGCAAGAGCTATCGGCAGTCATTCTGAAAGATCCGGACGTCGCCAACCTCTCCTCCTTTATCGGAATCGACGGCACCAACACGACGCTGAACAGCGGCCGAATCCTGATCAATCTCAAGCCGCTCGAGAATCGCAAGACAAACGCCTCGGACATCATCCGCCGTCTGCAGCCGGAGCTCGCCAAGGTTGCGGGCATCACGCTTTTCATGCAGCCGGTGCAGGATCTCTCGATTGGAGATCGCGTGAGCCGGACCCAGTTCCAATACACGCTCGAGGATCCCAACACCGACGAATTGAACGTCTATGCGCCGCAGATGCTGGCCAAGCTGCAGAAGCTGCCCCAACTGCGCGACGTGGCCAGCGACCAGCAAAATTTGGGGCTGCGCGCAAATCTGATTTTCGATCGCAGTACCGCCTCGCGGCTCGGCATCACGGCCGCCACCATCGACCAGACCCTCTATGACGCCTACGGCCAACGCCAGGTCTCGATCATCTTCACCCAGTTGAACCAGTACCGAGTCATTCTTGAAGTCCAGCCGCACTTCGCCAAGAATCCCGCCGACCTGGGCTCGCTATTCATTCGCCCTACGGGTGCGCTGGGCAGCACAACCACAACGGCAACAACAGCAGCCACAACAACGCCAGCCGCTACCACAAGCACCGCGGCCACGACTCCAACCACAGGAGCCATCGCCTCTTCCTCGGCATTCCCCATCACCGGACAAGTGCCACTCAGCGCCTTCTCCCGCGTCGTCACCACCACGGCGCCCATCACGATCAATCACCAGGGTCAGTTCCCGGTGGTCACCCTCTCCTTCAATCTTGCGCCGGGCGTCTCCCTCGGCGATGCGGTCACGGCAGTGAACCAGGTTTATAGCGACATGAACATGCCCGCCAGCATCAAGGCAACTTATCAAGGCACGGCGCAAGCCTTCCAGGCTTCGCTCGCCAATGAGCCGGTGCTGATTTTGGCGGCGCTCATCACGGTCTATCTCGTACTCGGCATCCTGTACGAGAGCTACATTCACCCACTGACGATTCTTTCGGCGCTGCCGTCTGCCGGCGTTGGAGCCTTTCTCGCGCTCCTGCTCTTCCGCCAGGACTTCAGCGTCATCGCCTTGATCGGCATCGTCCTCTTGATTGGCATCGTCAAGAAAAACGCGATCATGATGATTGACTTTGCGCTGGCCGCCGAACGCAAAGACCAGATGAAGCCCGAGGAAGCCATCTACCAGGCTTGCCTGCTGCGCTTCCGTCCGATCATGATGACCACCATGGCGGCTCTGCTCGGCGCCATTCCACTGGCGCTCGGCTCAGGCAGCGGCTCAGAACTCCGCCGTCCGCTCGGCATCACCATCATCGGCGGCCTGCTTATCAGCCAGGTGCTTACGCTCTACACCACGCCGGTCATCTACATCTGGTTCGACCGTCTCGGCACGCGCTTCTCGCGCACTCCTAAGTCCGCATGA